A single window of Methanosphaera sp. DNA harbors:
- a CDS encoding cobaltochelatase subunit CobN: MICITAVNAQETQNNNTQTTIEQLNNTTADIPTLATDDNIDKLSLKEPTTVSKQTETKNIKQKKSSSTDKQSTTTTTTKSAKESKDNITQQDDNGNIKVPTTNKQIKTDSVKVIKTESTKYNIQGNVTCVLNKTTGKYVGGEEDGYGVKDAKVTLYDAKGKLIATTKSDEKGNYIFSKLNPGKYKVKYEYGTYLAGDEEITITNETVLMNHVFIPDIVFITSSQGLEEGQYKKIQILKSLSDRILFLESYNLDSTYDTSAHWMLDYANFILVDMYSQGLGFGVDPNLIRDSPASKNHMIAYTFGMYNDAMLLSLGWGYLGNNPHSIENTYMGSYWQAEATKNETVTRINMQNMLDYIRFLLGETDINPTLVGNGPRMPGPQWGVYYPGYTRTVPSPDAELINKWIHIDPGYNADGAGSLNWMTNYYNHWIVEHQDPVELLQNFETWYNKNVNLKGPFVVIISYYETTAEVEALIKEFEKQGKPVFCLYQYATTTPSMTELLEIAATKGLKRGISAGSSLYGWSTSYSTMNTNTTVNSYLKTNITILNALSGISKKSYESEYGPQSEWTYQVTIPEFEGIIGPIPISYIDDDGKTVIISESVKKHVQLVKGWANLKEKKNSDKKITIMVYDYPPGKANIGASYLDVFTSTHDLLVQLALQGYDLGMDIKDIPTAEELTTMMIDAGNKGGWAQGFLEKYIKENNATITKNHQLISKSEFEVMFNQLPKNLQDQMIKSWNTGLGNGSMIYNNSSILIPGFYLGNVFITSQPARGWDSVADYHSDTLAPPQQYVAFYKYLYQYFQGVKGSSTDAIISMGTHGTLEWLPGRNLGLQSSDWTFQLTEVPIIYPYIVSNPGEGMTAKERSFAQVITHMTPVTTASTLYGEYSQLSDAISNYDNNKKIGDESNMAYYKELILNITSTNSSFPTANFLKMQENITQYKYARDMNDIMLMELSKSSIFNLSESLNKSMYQYFNFTLHNLTFDEYLDKMYTYVTSQEAFEAWLQTLHEKLESLSGDTITYGVHTLGYVWNDTEMVQGIKTIASSRTEILQHIMELYYQIDGDYYKKIKSTSFLEQQKNIEATLENIVTRLVKDTSLAMVNTIAGEVNQKQGSPFYEDLLQIKGLIEGVRDNMEWNSILGALSGGYVQPGLSGDPALSDVIPTGRAMYSSDTSKMPSKAAWSTAVKTVDETLIKYMRDLGEDTYPELVAEVIWGTEVLRTEGVSIAQFLYLLGVKPVWDQSGKVTGIEVMPLDELTLTVDGTVYQRPRIDVFATIVTNNPQWIGLMYNATQLVSKLNESVDDNYVLKHLEKNNSTYRLFGLNGPKLEGTGVSDLLNNIASWQNSSDGVSYEAASVYESRISNAWTVDASGNIVVKPAEKAAFVYLLSHVDLVIQNLDSTWRYLDSDDYTDWFGGLLNAANVHGAVPNTMLLDIRNKNNVVTNTISQEVSKEVMGTITNPQWLQAMTSSIGGWNQLSQNFENLIKSIFTTQKYAEDENGKAIHQTNKGNNTGLISNELFTNVVKTVVYSDYLVADADYKSYAMQSMTGWAMTLAMNNYWKTNDNKLMKDLIQKYVDGANKYGVACCHHTCGNVNLHEWILKTGSQFGVKGLERYSQQYYSATKTGTVLGTGDSGNGAGSGSGGEGNGTGSNGGTQIGDSSFQGYGDNGVSDPNSQYQGSGSSSSGSSSSAAISQMTGQSGQSSGNDKPNSGNNTGNNTGNQTSNGTNGNSTGQNATNGTSNGNNNANGQANNNQGNATGNGDKTAGESPASDEAASAAESSSSQASAASAPAGTTSATATVLEVSASGGQKASSQAEISLGYLIAIVLLALIFLTGFLKRNPRDG, encoded by the coding sequence TTGATTTGTATAACGGCAGTAAATGCACAAGAAACACAAAACAATAACACACAAACAACAATAGAACAACTAAATAATACAACAGCAGACATACCAACACTAGCAACTGATGATAATATAGATAAATTATCATTAAAAGAACCAACGACGGTATCAAAACAAACTGAAACTAAAAATATAAAGCAGAAAAAAAGTAGCAGTACAGATAAACAATCAACAACTACTACTACAACTAAATCTGCTAAAGAATCAAAAGACAATATAACTCAACAAGACGATAATGGAAACATTAAAGTTCCAACAACAAACAAACAAATCAAAACTGACTCAGTAAAAGTAATTAAAACCGAAAGCACCAAGTATAATATACAAGGTAATGTAACTTGCGTATTAAACAAAACAACAGGAAAATATGTTGGTGGTGAAGAAGACGGTTACGGAGTTAAGGATGCTAAAGTAACACTTTATGATGCAAAAGGTAAACTCATAGCTACAACAAAATCAGATGAAAAAGGTAATTATATCTTTAGCAAACTAAATCCAGGAAAATATAAAGTAAAATATGAATATGGTACATATCTTGCAGGTGATGAAGAAATAACAATCACCAATGAAACAGTTCTAATGAACCATGTATTTATACCAGATATAGTATTTATAACATCAAGTCAAGGACTAGAAGAGGGACAATATAAGAAGATACAAATTCTTAAAAGTTTAAGTGATCGTATCTTGTTCCTTGAATCATACAACCTAGATAGTACATATGATACATCTGCACATTGGATGCTAGATTATGCAAACTTCATACTAGTTGACATGTACAGCCAAGGACTTGGATTTGGAGTAGATCCTAACCTTATACGAGACTCTCCAGCTTCCAAAAATCATATGATAGCATATACCTTTGGTATGTATAATGATGCTATGCTACTATCACTTGGATGGGGATATCTAGGAAATAACCCACATTCAATAGAAAATACATATATGGGTTCATATTGGCAAGCAGAAGCTACCAAAAATGAAACTGTAACAAGAATTAACATGCAAAATATGCTTGACTATATCAGATTCCTTCTTGGAGAAACTGACATAAATCCTACACTTGTAGGTAATGGACCAAGAATGCCAGGACCACAATGGGGTGTATACTACCCAGGTTATACAAGAACAGTTCCATCACCAGATGCAGAGTTAATTAATAAATGGATTCATATAGATCCAGGATACAATGCAGATGGTGCAGGAAGTCTTAACTGGATGACAAACTATTATAACCACTGGATTGTTGAACATCAAGATCCAGTCGAGTTACTTCAAAACTTCGAAACATGGTATAATAAGAATGTAAATCTTAAAGGTCCATTTGTTGTAATTATAAGCTACTATGAAACTACAGCAGAAGTAGAAGCATTAATTAAAGAATTTGAAAAACAAGGTAAACCAGTATTTTGTTTATATCAGTATGCTACTACAACTCCATCAATGACCGAATTACTTGAAATTGCAGCAACAAAAGGTTTAAAACGTGGAATTAGTGCTGGAAGTTCACTTTATGGATGGTCAACATCATATTCAACAATGAATACAAACACAACTGTTAATTCATACCTAAAAACTAACATAACAATACTAAATGCACTATCAGGTATTAGTAAAAAAAGTTATGAAAGTGAATATGGACCACAATCAGAATGGACATACCAAGTTACAATTCCAGAATTTGAAGGTATTATTGGACCTATTCCAATATCATATATTGATGATGATGGAAAAACAGTAATTATAAGTGAAAGTGTTAAAAAACATGTACAGCTTGTAAAAGGTTGGGCAAATCTTAAAGAAAAGAAAAATTCAGATAAAAAAATTACCATTATGGTTTATGATTATCCACCAGGAAAAGCAAACATAGGTGCATCATATCTTGATGTATTTACAAGTACACATGATTTACTTGTACAACTTGCACTCCAAGGATATGACCTAGGAATGGATATTAAAGATATTCCTACAGCAGAAGAATTAACTACAATGATGATTGATGCTGGTAACAAAGGTGGATGGGCACAAGGTTTCCTTGAAAAATATATCAAAGAAAACAATGCTACAATCACTAAAAATCATCAACTTATCAGTAAATCTGAATTTGAAGTAATGTTTAATCAACTACCTAAAAACTTACAAGATCAAATGATAAAGTCATGGAATACAGGTCTTGGAAATGGATCAATGATCTATAACAATTCATCAATTCTTATTCCAGGATTCTATCTTGGTAATGTTTTCATAACATCACAACCTGCAAGAGGTTGGGATTCAGTAGCTGATTACCACAGTGATACACTTGCACCACCACAACAATATGTAGCCTTCTATAAATACCTATACCAATACTTCCAAGGTGTTAAAGGATCAAGTACAGATGCTATAATAAGTATGGGTACACACGGAACCCTTGAATGGCTTCCAGGACGTAATCTTGGACTTCAAAGTAGTGATTGGACCTTCCAATTAACAGAAGTACCTATTATATATCCATACATTGTATCTAACCCTGGAGAAGGTATGACTGCAAAAGAAAGAAGCTTCGCTCAAGTTATTACACACATGACTCCTGTAACAACAGCTTCAACATTATATGGTGAATACTCACAACTTAGTGATGCTATATCAAATTATGATAATAACAAAAAAATTGGTGATGAAAGCAACATGGCATACTACAAAGAGTTAATATTAAATATTACCTCAACAAATAGTAGTTTCCCAACAGCAAACTTCCTTAAAATGCAGGAAAACATCACACAATATAAGTATGCACGTGATATGAACGATATAATGCTCATGGAATTAAGTAAAAGTTCAATCTTTAACTTATCAGAATCACTTAATAAATCCATGTATCAATACTTCAACTTCACATTACATAACCTTACATTTGATGAATACCTAGATAAAATGTATACATATGTAACAAGTCAAGAAGCATTTGAAGCATGGCTACAAACATTACATGAAAAACTTGAAAGTTTAAGTGGAGATACAATAACATATGGTGTACATACACTTGGATATGTATGGAATGATACAGAAATGGTTCAAGGTATAAAAACCATTGCATCTTCAAGAACAGAAATACTACAACATATCATGGAACTCTACTATCAAATAGATGGAGATTACTATAAAAAGATTAAATCAACAAGCTTCCTTGAACAACAAAAAAACATAGAAGCAACACTTGAAAATATAGTAACACGTCTTGTAAAAGATACATCACTTGCTATGGTAAATACTATTGCAGGAGAAGTAAACCAGAAACAAGGCAGTCCATTTTATGAAGATCTTCTTCAAATTAAAGGATTAATTGAAGGAGTACGAGATAACATGGAATGGAATTCCATACTTGGAGCATTAAGTGGTGGATATGTACAACCTGGTCTATCTGGTGATCCAGCATTATCAGATGTAATTCCTACTGGTAGAGCAATGTATTCAAGTGATACATCAAAAATGCCAAGTAAGGCTGCATGGTCAACAGCAGTAAAAACTGTTGATGAAACATTAATTAAATACATGAGAGACTTAGGTGAAGACACATATCCTGAACTTGTTGCAGAAGTAATATGGGGTACAGAAGTACTTCGTACAGAAGGTGTAAGTATTGCTCAATTCCTATACCTACTTGGAGTAAAACCTGTATGGGATCAAAGTGGAAAAGTAACAGGAATTGAAGTAATGCCACTAGATGAGCTTACACTCACAGTTGATGGTACAGTATATCAACGTCCAAGAATCGATGTATTTGCAACAATTGTTACAAATAACCCTCAATGGATAGGATTAATGTATAATGCAACACAACTTGTAAGTAAGTTAAATGAAAGTGTAGATGACAACTATGTCTTAAAACATCTTGAAAAGAACAACTCCACCTATAGACTATTTGGACTTAACGGTCCAAAACTTGAAGGTACAGGAGTATCAGATCTTCTAAACAACATTGCATCCTGGCAAAACTCCTCAGATGGAGTAAGTTATGAGGCAGCAAGTGTATATGAATCAAGAATTTCAAATGCTTGGACTGTTGATGCAAGTGGAAACATAGTTGTTAAACCTGCAGAAAAAGCAGCATTTGTATATCTACTTTCACACGTTGATCTTGTTATACAAAACCTTGACAGTACATGGAGATATCTTGACTCAGACGATTATACTGACTGGTTTGGAGGATTACTAAATGCAGCAAATGTACATGGAGCAGTACCAAATACAATGTTACTTGATATACGTAATAAAAATAACGTTGTAACAAACACTATTTCACAAGAGGTAAGTAAAGAAGTAATGGGTACAATTACAAACCCACAATGGTTACAAGCTATGACATCCTCAATTGGTGGATGGAACCAGCTATCACAAAACTTTGAAAACCTTATAAAATCAATCTTTACAACCCAGAAATATGCTGAAGATGAAAATGGTAAAGCTATCCATCAAACAAACAAAGGAAATAATACAGGACTTATAAGTAATGAATTATTTACCAATGTTGTTAAAACTGTTGTATATAGTGACTACCTCGTAGCAGATGCTGACTATAAATCATATGCTATGCAATCTATGACTGGATGGGCAATGACATTAGCAATGAATAATTATTGGAAAACAAATGACAATAAGCTAATGAAAGACTTAATCCAGAAATATGTTGATGGTGCAAATAAATATGGAGTTGCATGTTGTCACCACACATGTGGTAACGTAAACTTGCATGAATGGATTTTAAAAACAGGTTCTCAATTTGGTGTAAAAGGTTTAGAAAGATACTCACAACAGTACTACTCAGCTACAAAAACAGGTACAGTTCTTGGAACTGGTGACTCTGGAAATGGAGCTGGTTCAGGTTCTGGTGGAGAAGGTAACGGTACTGGTAGCAATGGCGGTACTCAAATTGGTGACTCAAGTTTCCAAGGATATGGAGATAATGGAGTATCAGATCCTAATTCTCAATATCAAGGTTCAGGATCTTCATCATCAGGAAGTAGTAGCAGTGCAGCTATAAGCCAGATGACAGGTCAATCAGGACAAAGTAGTGGAAATGATAAACCTAACTCTGGTAATAATACTGGTAATAATACCGGTAACCAAACATCAAATGGAACAAATGGAAATAGTACAGGCCAAAATGCAACAAATGGTACCAGCAATGGTAACAACAATGCTAATGGTCAAGCAAACAATAACCAAGGAAATGCAACAGGTAATGGAGATAAAACAGCAGGTGAATCACCAGCATCAGATGAAGCAGCATCAGCAGCTGAATCATCATCTTCACAAGCATCAGCAGCTTCAGCACCTGCTGGAACTACAAGTGCAACAGCAACAGTTCTAGAAGTATCAGCTTCTGGTGGACAGAAAGCATCATCTCAGGCTGAAATTTCACTCGGTTATCTTATTGCAATCGTACTACTTGCATTAATATTCCTTACAGGATTCCTTAAAAGAAATCCTAGGGATGGATAA
- the rfbD gene encoding dTDP-4-dehydrorhamnose reductase gives MKFFITGGSGLLGQRIATVADNNDEVILAHNSNCMDNSVKCDITDKSQVADVIGGSDCDVIIHAAAMTNVDLCEDEVDMAYDINANATGYIAQTAEDIGAKVIYVSTDFVFDGEVGNYTEDDSVNPLGIYAKSKYEGEVMLQKYSSNWAIARVSVLYGWHERNNFTTWLIDELRNHNSVNIVTDQINSPTYADNAAEAMFAIAKSDVNGIFHTAGNDLISRYDFALKVASEFDLDESLINPITSDKFIQKAPRPRDSSLNVSKIEDVLDFKMETCSESLRRMADCENL, from the coding sequence ATGAAATTTTTTATAACAGGTGGTAGTGGTTTACTTGGTCAGAGAATTGCTACTGTTGCAGATAATAATGATGAAGTTATTTTAGCTCATAATTCTAATTGTATGGATAATAGTGTTAAATGTGATATTACAGATAAAAGTCAGGTTGCTGATGTTATTGGTGGATCTGATTGTGATGTTATTATTCATGCTGCTGCTATGACTAATGTTGATTTGTGTGAAGATGAAGTTGACATGGCATATGATATTAATGCTAATGCAACTGGATATATTGCTCAAACTGCAGAAGATATTGGTGCTAAGGTAATTTATGTTTCTACTGATTTTGTATTTGATGGTGAGGTTGGAAATTACACAGAAGACGATAGTGTTAATCCTCTTGGTATTTATGCAAAAAGTAAGTATGAAGGTGAGGTTATGCTACAGAAGTATTCATCTAACTGGGCTATTGCAAGGGTTAGTGTACTTTATGGTTGGCATGAGCGTAATAATTTTACTACTTGGCTTATTGATGAGTTAAGAAATCATAATAGTGTTAATATTGTTACAGATCAGATTAATTCTCCTACCTATGCTGATAATGCAGCAGAAGCTATGTTTGCTATTGCAAAAAGTGATGTTAATGGTATTTTCCATACTGCTGGTAATGATCTTATTAGTCGTTATGATTTTGCACTTAAAGTTGCAAGTGAATTTGATCTTGATGAGAGTTTAATTAATCCTATTACTTCTGATAAGTTTATTCAGAAGGCTCCAAGACCTCGTGATTCTTCTCTTAATGTTTCTAAAATTGAAGATGTTCTTGATTTTAAAATGGAGACTTGTTCTGAGTCTTTAAGACGTATGGCTGATTGTGAGAATTTATAG
- the rfbB gene encoding dTDP-glucose 4,6-dehydratase, which produces MLKIMITGAAGFIGSNFVHYIANKYDDYEITVLDKLTYAGDMANLDGVDVKFIKGDIASQKDAADAMKDADYVVNFAAETHVDKSIEDPASFVKSDVLGTQNLLELVRKYDIERYIQISTDEVYGSIQEGSFKETDNIDPSSPYSASKAGGDMLVSAYYKTYDIPVIITRSSNNFGPRQFPEKLIPLFILKALNDQPLPVYGDGKNVRDWIYVEDNCAGVDTVLHKGKIGEVYNIGGGNEKNNLEITKLILEKLNKPESLIKHVDDRLGHDRRYSLDASKTKKLGWEPKWKFEDAMEQTVNWYKENAQRLYPKVENL; this is translated from the coding sequence ATTTTGAAAATAATGATAACAGGTGCAGCAGGATTTATAGGATCAAATTTTGTACACTACATAGCAAATAAATACGATGATTATGAAATAACAGTACTAGATAAATTAACATATGCAGGAGACATGGCAAACCTTGATGGTGTAGATGTTAAATTTATAAAAGGAGATATAGCATCACAAAAAGATGCAGCAGATGCAATGAAAGATGCAGACTATGTAGTAAACTTTGCAGCAGAAACACATGTTGATAAATCAATAGAAGACCCAGCATCATTTGTAAAATCAGATGTACTAGGAACACAAAACCTACTAGAACTTGTACGTAAATACGACATAGAACGCTACATACAAATATCAACAGATGAAGTATATGGTAGTATACAGGAAGGATCATTTAAAGAAACAGATAACATAGATCCATCAAGTCCATACTCTGCAAGTAAAGCAGGAGGAGACATGCTAGTAAGTGCATACTACAAAACATATGACATACCAGTAATAATAACAAGAAGCAGTAACAACTTCGGACCAAGACAATTCCCAGAAAAACTCATACCACTATTTATACTAAAAGCATTAAATGACCAACCACTACCAGTATATGGGGATGGAAAAAATGTACGAGACTGGATCTATGTAGAAGACAACTGTGCAGGAGTAGACACAGTACTACACAAAGGAAAAATAGGAGAAGTATACAATATTGGTGGAGGAAATGAGAAAAACAACCTCGAAATAACAAAACTAATACTTGAAAAACTAAACAAACCAGAAAGTCTCATAAAACACGTAGATGATCGTCTAGGACATGACAGAAGATACTCACTCGATGCATCAAAAACAAAAAAACTTGGATGGGAACCAAAATGGAAATTTGAAGATGCAATGGAGCAAACAGTAAACTGGTACAAAGAAAATGCACAACGATTATATCCAAAAGTAGAAAACTTATAG
- a CDS encoding DUF371 domain-containing protein — translation MEFSFIAKGHENVKSEHKSTFEITTDKTLTPRGDCIVGVASRTTLEDIPTEIREKIMTDNTKIEIILQTPNSEDKIVGYGSEKLTLNHPSDMVCRKSNFTCSRTLMINADKAAADLDEKLVDDLKNSCDLKVTIKV, via the coding sequence ATGGAATTTTCATTTATAGCAAAAGGACATGAAAATGTAAAATCAGAACATAAATCAACATTTGAAATAACAACAGATAAAACACTAACACCACGTGGAGATTGTATAGTAGGTGTGGCAAGCAGGACAACACTAGAAGATATACCAACTGAAATAAGAGAAAAGATAATGACAGATAACACAAAAATTGAAATAATACTACAAACACCAAATAGTGAAGATAAAATCGTAGGCTATGGATCAGAAAAATTAACACTCAATCATCCATCAGATATGGTATGTCGAAAAAGTAACTTTACATGTAGCAGAACACTCATGATAAATGCAGATAAAGCTGCAGCAGATCTTGATGAAAAACTAGTAGATGATCTTAAAAATAGTTGTGATCTTAAAGTTACAATAAAAGTATAA
- a CDS encoding GIY-YIG nuclease family protein encodes MKDENIDIPDKGNYCLIIEMKNDTTIKVGAKGDIDFRRGFYVYVGSALGKLSSRIKRHLSDDKKKHWHADYLLLDKNTKIHQVIYTYCTEKIECSIAGEILKDSSDYIKDFGCSDCKCPSHLYYFNTYDEALRSSIKSYEKIGYTAYKWYE; translated from the coding sequence ATGAAAGATGAAAATATAGACATTCCAGATAAGGGTAATTATTGTCTTATTATTGAGATGAAAAATGATACCACAATTAAAGTTGGTGCAAAAGGAGATATAGATTTTAGGAGGGGATTTTATGTTTATGTTGGATCTGCTCTTGGAAAACTTTCAAGTCGTATAAAAAGACATCTATCAGATGATAAGAAAAAACATTGGCATGCTGACTACCTTCTTTTAGATAAAAATACAAAAATACATCAGGTGATATACACCTATTGTACTGAGAAGATTGAATGTAGTATTGCAGGTGAAATTCTTAAAGATAGCTCTGATTATATTAAAGATTTTGGATGTTCTGATTGTAAATGTCCTAGTCATTTATATTATTTTAATACTTATGATGAAGCTCTAAGAAGTAGTATAAAGTCATATGAAAAAATAGGATACACAGCATATAAATGGTATGAATAA
- a CDS encoding peptidase U32 family protein has translation MVELLAPARDKRSLMAAINNKADSIYVGVEGYNMRANVANIAVDEIKDYVDICHDHDVKLYVCTNTIVDDMGVELFKSQLPKLESFNVDALIISDMGLINIANKSSIPLHLSIQANTTNTEALKLYKDLGISRAVLSRELSLQQIKEIKKNSPIEIETFIHGAMCVAISGRCFLSSYFYDRNANCGECLQPCRQEWKLSSTEDKELILTQPENNSIEHSRLLSPRDMCMIEHVDDLIDAGIDAFKIEGRARAADYVATVTHTYHEAIKLYEEELWNEKSQQLLPGWMEELSSVFNRGFDTGFYYRVPKKMSFDNKATYKKIDIGQVTNYYKKVGVAEIKLWSKLSVGDEIIIQGNKTGSVNESVKSMQVDGENIKTIDSGLVGIKVDNLVRENDHVYLKKDIKED, from the coding sequence ATGGTTGAATTACTAGCACCAGCAAGAGATAAAAGATCACTCATGGCTGCAATAAACAATAAAGCTGACAGTATCTATGTTGGAGTTGAAGGCTATAATATGCGTGCAAATGTAGCAAATATAGCAGTTGATGAAATAAAAGATTATGTAGATATTTGCCATGATCATGATGTAAAATTATATGTATGTACAAATACTATTGTAGATGATATGGGAGTGGAGTTATTTAAAAGTCAACTTCCAAAGCTTGAAAGTTTCAATGTTGATGCACTGATAATTTCAGATATGGGATTGATTAATATTGCAAATAAATCATCAATACCACTTCATCTTAGTATACAGGCAAATACAACAAATACAGAAGCATTAAAGTTATATAAGGATCTTGGAATTAGTCGTGCTGTACTTTCACGTGAATTATCACTACAGCAGATAAAAGAAATTAAGAAAAATTCACCAATTGAAATTGAAACATTTATTCATGGAGCAATGTGTGTTGCAATATCAGGGCGGTGCTTCCTTAGTTCATACTTCTATGATCGTAATGCAAATTGTGGTGAATGTCTGCAACCATGCCGTCAGGAATGGAAACTATCATCAACAGAAGATAAAGAATTAATACTAACTCAACCTGAAAATAATAGTATTGAACATTCAAGACTTCTAAGTCCACGTGATATGTGTATGATAGAACATGTTGATGATCTAATAGATGCTGGTATTGATGCTTTTAAAATAGAAGGACGTGCACGTGCTGCAGATTATGTTGCAACTGTTACACATACATATCATGAGGCAATAAAGTTATATGAAGAGGAACTTTGGAATGAAAAATCACAACAACTACTACCAGGATGGATGGAAGAACTATCATCTGTATTTAATCGTGGATTTGACACTGGATTTTACTACCGTGTTCCTAAAAAGATGAGCTTTGATAATAAGGCAACATATAAAAAAATTGACATAGGACAGGTTACAAATTACTATAAAAAAGTAGGTGTTGCTGAAATAAAGTTATGGTCAAAACTATCTGTTGGTGATGAAATAATAATTCAGGGAAATAAGACAGGAAGTGTGAATGAATCTGTAAAATCAATGCAAGTTGATGGTGAAAATATTAAAACTATAGATTCTGGACTTGTTGGAATAAAGGTTGATAATTTAGTTCGTGAAAATGATCATGTATACTTAAAAAAAGATATTAAGGAGGATTAA
- the cfbC gene encoding Ni-sirohydrochlorin a,c-diamide reductive cyclase ATP-dependent reductase subunit, with protein MVLKKIAIYGKGGIGKSTTVSNMAAAFDGLTFVIGCDPKADTTRTLVGERIPTILDTMRENRNCSLEDIEFDGYNNTHCVESGGPEPGVGCAGRGVIVAMQLLDKLGAFDDDPDVVMYDVLGDVVCGGFSVPLRDEYADEVYIVTSGEYMSLYAANNIAKGIEKLNGKLGGVICNCRNVDREVEIVTEFAQRISSRVIGVVPRSDLVQKSEYQAKTVIESFPESQQADIYRKLICDIMENDDISTPKPMGVEEFEDFFFSYV; from the coding sequence ATGGTTTTAAAGAAAATTGCAATTTATGGTAAAGGTGGAATAGGAAAATCTACAACTGTTTCAAATATGGCAGCAGCATTTGATGGATTAACATTTGTTATTGGATGTGATCCTAAGGCTGATACAACACGTACACTTGTAGGTGAACGTATACCTACAATTCTTGATACAATGCGTGAAAATCGTAACTGTTCACTTGAGGATATTGAATTTGATGGATATAATAATACTCATTGTGTTGAATCAGGAGGTCCAGAGCCTGGTGTTGGATGTGCTGGTCGTGGTGTTATTGTTGCTATGCAGCTTCTAGATAAGCTTGGTGCATTTGATGATGATCCTGATGTTGTAATGTATGATGTTTTAGGTGATGTTGTATGTGGTGGTTTTAGTGTACCTCTTCGTGATGAGTATGCTGATGAGGTTTATATTGTAACTAGTGGTGAGTACATGTCACTTTATGCTGCAAATAACATTGCAAAAGGTATTGAAAAACTTAATGGTAAGCTTGGTGGTGTAATTTGTAACTGTCGTAATGTTGATCGTGAAGTTGAAATTGTCACTGAATTTGCACAGCGTATTTCAAGTCGTGTTATTGGTGTTGTTCCAAGATCTGATCTTGTACAAAAAAGTGAATATCAGGCAAAGACTGTTATTGAATCATTCCCAGAATCTCAACAAGCTGACATTTATCGTAAGTTAATTTGTGATATCATGGAAAATGATGATATTTCAACACCTAAACCTATGGGTGTTGAGGAATTTGAGGATTTCTTCTTTTCATATGTATAA